A stretch of DNA from Cupriavidus taiwanensis:
ACTGGTCCTTGCCGAACCACCCGGCCAGGCCACGGCGCTTGCGCGCATAGCTGACGCCGAGCTTGTTTGCCTCGAGCAGCACCGGCGCCAGCGGCACCAGCGGCAGCACCTCGCGCCGCGGGCGGCTGTCGATCAGCTTGCGGGTATAAGGGTGCTGGGGTGCGGCAAACACGCTGGCGGTCTCGCCGGTCTCCACCAGCACGCCCTTCTCCATCACGCCGACCCGTTGCGCGAAGGCGCGCACCAGGTTGAGGTCGTGGGTGATCAGCATCACCGCCATGCCGAACTCGGCCTGCAGGTCGCGCAGCAGGTCGAGGATCTGGGCGCGGATGGTGACGTCCAGCGCCGTGGTCGGCTCATCGGCCAGCAGCAGCTTGGGCCGGCACGCCAGCGCCATGGCGATCATGGCGCGCTGGCGCTGGCCGCCCGAAAGCTGGTGCGGGAAGCTGTCGAAGCGGTGCGCGGCATCGCTGATGCCGGTGCGCTCCAGCAGCGCGATGGCGCGCTCGCGCGCGGCGCGGCGGTCCAGGCCCTCGTGCAGGGCCAGGGTCTCGACGATCTGGTTGCCGATGGTGTACAGCGGGTTCAGCGCGGTCATCGGCTCCTGGAAGATCATCGCGATCTCGGCGCCGCGGATCGCGCGCATCTCGCGGTCGGAGACCTCCAGCAGGTTCTTGCCCTCGAAACGGATCGCGCCATCGTAGTAGGCGTCTTCCACCAGCCGCAGCATGGCCAGCGCGGTCACGGTCTTGCCCGAGCCCGACTCGCCCACCAGCGCATAGCGCTCGCCGGCGCGCAGGTCGAAGCTGACTTCGCGCACGGCACGGGTGGCATGCTCGCCGTGGCCGAAGGTGACCGACAGCTTGTCGACGCACATCAGCGTGGATCCCGGCGCGGGCATCGGTGCCGGCTCCACGTCCGGCAAGGTCATCGGCGACACCGCGGTCATGGCGTGGCCTCCGGTGCCGCGCCGGTGGGCGCGCCCGCGGGGACCTTGGGCTCGACCCGGCCGCGCAGCGCGGCCAGGCCCAGCCGGGTATCGAAGGCATCGCGCAGCGCGTCGCCCATGAAGGTCAGCAGCAGCAGCGTCACCACCAGCACCGCGAAGGTCGACAGCGAGATCCACCACGCATCGAGGTTGGCCTTGCCCTGCGCCAGCAGCTCGCCCAGGCTGGGCGTGGTGGGCGGCACGCCCAGGCCGAGGAAGTCCAGGCTGGTCAGCGCCAGGATCGCGGCGCTCATGCGGAACGGCAGGAAGGTGATCACCGGGGTCAGGCTGTTGGGCAGGATATGGCGCCACATGATCTGCACGTTGGACAGGCCCAGCGCGCGCGCGGCCTTGACGTAGTCGAGCGAGCGATTGCGGTAGAACTCGGCGCGCACGTAGTCGGACAAGCCCATCCAGCCGAACAGCGACAGCAGGATGATCAGCAGCGCCAGGCTGGGCTCGAAAATCGAGGCGAAGATGATCAGCAGGTACAGCTCGGGCATCGAGCTCCAGATCTCGATGGCGCGTTGCGAGAACAGGTCGAAGCGCCCGCCGAAGAATCCCATCAGCGCCCCGGTCAGCGTGCCGACCAGCACGCCGATCACGGTCAGCGCCAGCGCGAACAGCACCGAGACGCGAAAGCCATACAGCAGCCGCGCCAGCACGTCGCGGCCGCGGTCATCGGTGCCGAGCCAGTTCTCGGCCGAGGGCGGCGCCGGATTGGGTTCCTTGGCGAAGTAGTTGAGCGAGTCGTACGAATACCGGTTCAGCGGGAACACCGCGAAATTGCCATTGGTGGTGATGCGGTCGCGGATATACGGGTCCAGGTAATCGGCGGGCGTGGCGAAATCGCCATCGAAGGTGGTTTCGGGATAGACCTTGACGATGGGGAAATACCATTCGCCCTTGTAGTGCACCACCAGCGGCCGGTTGCTGGACAGCAGCTCGGCGCCCAGGCTGAGCACGAAGATGAAGACGAAGATCACCAGGCTCCAGTACCCGCGCCGGTTGCGGCGAAAGCGCTGCCAGGCACGCTGGCGCGGCGAAGGCGAATGCGGCAGGCCGTTGGGCGCCGCGTGCGAGAACGATTTCATCGGTGCAAGCCCTCGAAATGGATGCGCGGGTCCACCAGCACGTAGCAGACGTCGGAGATCAGGCGCGTGACCAGCCCGATCAGCGTGAACAGGTAGAGCGTGCCCAGCACCACCGGATAGTCGCGCCGCAGCACCGCTTCATACGAAAGCAGGCCCAGCCCGTCGAGCGAGAACAGCGTCTCGATCAGCAGCGAGCCGGTGAAGAAGGCGCCGATGAATGCCGCCGGGAAGCCGGTCACCAGCGGGATCAGGGCGTTGCGGAACACATGCTTCCACAGCACGCGGCGCTCGCCCAGGCCTTTGGCGCGCGCGGTCAGCACGTACTGCTTGCGGATTTCCTCGAGGAAGGCGTTCTTGGTCAGCATGGTCACGACCGCAAAGCTGCCCACCACCGACGCCGTGATCGGCAGCACCAGGTGCCACAGGTAGTCCATCACCTTGCCCATCAGCGACAGCTGCTCCCAGTTGTCGGAGGTCAGCCCGCGCAGCGGGAACCACTGCACGAAGGTGCCGCCGCCGAACACCACCAGCAGCAGCACGCCCAGCACGAAGCCGGGAATGGCATAGCCCACCAGCACGATGACGCTGGTCACCACGTCGAAGCGGCTGCCCGCCCGGATCGCCTTGGAGATGCCGAGCGGCACCGATATCAGGTAGGTCAGGAAGAAGGTCCACAAGCCGAGGCTGACCGATACCGGCAGCTTGGACTTGACCAGCTCCCACACGCTGCGGTGCTGGAAATAGCTCTCTCCCAGGTCGAACTGGGCAAAGCGCTTGAGCATCAGGAAGTAGCGCTCCAGCGGCGGCTTGTCGAAGCCGTAGAGGGCCTGGATTTCCTTGATCTTGTCGGGGTCGACGCCGCGCCGCCCGCGGTACTCGGCGCCACCGCCGCTGGCTTCGCCAGCGCCGCCGCGCCCTTTCAGCTCCATCATCATCTGTTCGACCGGACCGCCCGGCACGAACTGGATCACGACGAAGGTCAGCGTGATGACCCCGACCAGCGTCGGGATCATCAGCAAGATGCGTTTGAGCAGATAGGCAAGCATGGGGGCCGTCTCTTTCCTTGTCCGCGCTGAACCCGCCAGCGCCTGGGCGCCTCAGCGGGCTTGCGCCTGCACGTCGGTGCGCCACCAGTGGCTGAGGATCCAGCCTTCCGCCGTGTAGAAATACGGCAGCCGCTCCGGATACGCCAGCGTCTTGCGGTAGGCGACCCGGTGCGACGCGCTGTACCAGTTCGGCACGATGTAATAGCCATGCATCAGCACCCGGTCCAGCGCGCGGCCGGCCGTGACCAGCTCGGCGCGGGTATCGGCGCGCAGCACGTTGTCGACCAGCTTGTCGACCACCGGCGACTTCAGTCCGAACAGGTTGTCCGAGCCCGGCGTGCCGGCGGCCTCGCTGGAAAAGCGGTCGCGCAGTTCATTGCCGGGGCTTTGCGAATCGGGGAAGCGGATCGAAACCATGTCGAAGTCGAAGTCTTCGAGCCGCTTCTGGTACAGCGCGAAATCCGTGGTGCGCTGGTGCACCTGGATGCCGAGCTTCTCCAGGTTGCGCACGTAGGTAGTGATCACGCGGCTCATGGCGCCGCCGTCGTCGAGGAACTCGAACACCAGCGGCTCGCCCTTGGCGTTGCGCAACGCGCCGTCGGTATAGGTCCAGCCGGCCTGTGCCAGCAAACGCCGCGCCAGGCGCAGGTTGTCGCGCAGCGAGCGCGGCGGCGCGGTGCTGGGCTGGACCACGTCGGGGCCGAACACCTCGGGCGGCAGCTGCGCGCGCAGCGGTTCGAGCAGCAGCAGTTCGCCGGGACCGGGACGGCCGTCGAAGGTGGCGCTGGCCGACAGTTCGCTGTTGGAAAACCAGCTGTCCAGGCGCTTGTAGGCGCCGTAGAACAGCTGCCGGTTGAGCCATTCGAAATCGAGCGCGAGGATCAGCGCCTGGCGCACGCGCACGTCCTGGAACACCGGCTTGCGCAGGTTCATGACATAGCCCTGCATGCCGGCGCCGTTGCGGTGCGGGAACTCGGTCTTGAGCAGTTCGCCGTTGCGAAAGCGCGTGCCCTGGTAGCTCTTGGACCAGTTCTTGGCCTTGTATTCGACGATCGCGTCGAACTCGCCGGCCTTGAAGGCCTCGAGCCGGGCGGTCTCGTCCTTGTACAGGCGGTAGACCACGCGCGCGAAATTGAAGGTGCCGCGCCGCACCGCGAGATCCTTGCCCCAGTACTTCGGGTCGCGCTGGAAGATGATGCCGCGGCCGGCGTCGAAGCGCTCGATCAGGTAGGGGCCGCTGGCCACCGGCGCCTCGAAGGTGAGCTTCTCGAACGGGACCTTGGCGGTCCACTTGCGCGAGAACACCGGCAGCGAGCCGACGATTAGCGGCAGCTCGCGGTTGCGCTGCTTGAAATCGAAGCGCACGGTGCGCTCGCCGGTCACGACCACCGCCTTCACGTCGGTGCACATGCTGCGATAGCCTGGGCTCGAGGCCTTGCTCATCAGCATGTCATAGGAATACTTGACGTCCGAGGCCAGCACCGGATCGCCATTGGAAAAGCGCGCCTGCGGGCGGATCGTGAAGGTGACCGACAACTCGTCCGGCGCCACCGTGACGTCCTCGGCCAGCAGGCCGTAGGCACTGGCGCTTTCGTCGGCGCTGCTGATCAGCAGCGACTCGAACATCAGCGCGTTCAGTCCGGGCGCCGAGGTGCCCTTCAGCGTGAACGGATTGAACTTGTCGAAACTGGTGCGCCGGTCAGGATTGGCGAGCGTCAGCGTGCCGCCGACCGGCGCGTTGGGATTGGCGTATTCGAAGTGCGAGAAATTCGGCTGGTACTTGAGGTCACCGTGCAGCGCAAAGCCATGGGCCGCCCATGCCGGATCAGAAAAGAGCGAGACCCCCGCCGCCAGCGACAGCGCCAGCTTCATTGCCGCCCAACCACGCAGTACTGCATCCCGCCGGAAGCACTGCCATGCCGCCTGAAGCGGCCAACGTGCTTGAATAGGCATCCTGTTGGATTCCTCCACTGTCACCTGTGGGGCCCGGCGTTCTGCGGCCGGGCCAAGTATGAGACAATTTTACATGCGTCCGGGGTGGCCCCAGCCATCCGGACATTCCCTCTGCGCGGCGCAATAAAAGGGCCGCAAGACAGCCCGGCACCCGCACGGCCGCACGGCGGACGCACGAAGCGTGCCTGATACACCACCTTGGAGAATTTATGGGATTTCTGGCAGGTAAGCGGATCCTGATCACCGGCTTGCTTTCGAACCGCTCGATCGCCTATGGCATTGCCTCGGCGTGCAAGCGCGAAGGCGCCGAACTGGCCTTCACCTACGTCGGCGAACGGTTCAAGGACCGGATCAGCGACTTTGCCAAGGAATTCGGCAGCGACCTGATTTTCGAATGCGACGTCGGCAGCGACGAGCAGATTGCCGCCACCTTCGCCGCATTGGGCCAGCGTTGGGAAAAGTTCGACGGCCTGGTGCACTCGATCGGCTTCGCGCCGCGTGAAGCGATTGCCGGCGATTTCCTCGACGGCCTGTCGCGAGAAGGCTTCCGCATCGCCCACGACATTTCCGCGTACAGCTTCCCGGCGCTGGCCAAGGCCGCCCTGCCGCTGCTGTCGGACCAGGCCTCGCTGCTGACGCTGACTTACCTGGGCGCCGAGCGCGTGGTCCCCAACTACAACACCATGGGCCTGGCCAAGGCCTCGCTCGAGGCCAGCGTGCGCTACCTGGCCGCATCGGTCGGCCCGCGCGGCATCCGTGCCAACGGCATCTCGGCCGGCCCGATCAAGACCCTGGCTGCTTCCGGCATCAAGGGTTTCGGCAAGCTGCTCGGCCACTTCGAGGAAGCCGCGCCGCTGCGCCGCAATGTCACCATCGAAGAGGTCGGCAACGTCGCCGCCTTCCTGCTGTCGGACCTGGCCAGCGGCGTGACGGGCGAGATCACCTACGTCGACGGTGGCTTCAACGTGGTCGGCGCCAGCGTCGCGGACGCGGAGTAAATCCGGCGCCGGCAACGCGCGCAATAAAAAAGGGGGTGCCGCGATGGCACCCCCTTTTTGCTTCGGGATTCCGACCAGGCGCGCGCCAGGGTGCTACGCCGCGGCGGGGACGCGCCGCTCCATGCTCAGCATCGACCAGGCGTAGATCACCAGCCCGCCAAGCGCCAGCAGCAGGCCGACCCAGCCGGTCGATTCCCAGCCCAGGCCGGCGGCGATGGTGAGCCCGCCCAGCCACGCGCCCAGCGCATTGGCCAGGTTGAAAGCCGAATGGTTGAGCGCCGCGGCCAGGGTCTGGGCATCGCCGGCCACGTCCATCAGCCGGATCTGCAGCGCCGGGCCCAGCGCCACGGCGGTGCCGACCAGCAGCACATTGAACGCCGCGAGCCAGGCATGCGGCGCGGTAAAGGTAAAGGCGCCCAGCACCAGCGCGGTCCACACCAGCACCCCGCCCACCGTGGGCATCAGGGCCTTGTCGGCCAGCCTGGCGCCGGCCAGGTTGCCCGCCACCATGCCGATGCCGAACAGCGCCAGCACCACCGGGATGCCGGCCGCAGGCATACGCGCCAGCTCCAGCATGGTGGGCTTGATATAGCTGAACACCGAGAACATGCCGCCAAACCCGATCGCGCCGATACCCAGCGTCAGCCAGACCTGCTTGCGCCCGAGCGCGGACAACTCGCGCAGCGGGCTGGCACGCCGGTCGGCCGGCACGAACGGGACCCAGCGCCATGCCAGCAGCGCCGTCAGCGCGCCGAGCGCGCCCACGATCACGAAGGCAGAACGCCAGCCCAGCCAGGTGCCGACCGCCGCGGCGATCGGCACGCCGACCAGCGTCGCGGTGGTCAGGCCCAGCATCACCAGCCCCACCGCCTGCGCGCGACGCGCGCGCGGCACCAGGCTGGCCGCGACCAGCGCCGCGACGCCGAAGTACGTGCCATGCGGAAAGCCCGTGAGCAGGCGCGCCACCATCATCGTCAGATACGATGGCGCCAGCGCGCTGGCGATATTGCCAGCGGCAAACACTGCCATCAGTGCGATCAGCAGGTTGCGCCGCGGCCAGCGCGCACCGAGTACCGCCAGCAGCGGCGCGCCGACGACCACGCCGAGCGCATAGGCGCTGATCAGGTGGCCGGCTTGCGGGATCGAGATGCCGAGGTCGGTCGCGGCATCGGGCAGCAGGCCCATGATGACGAACTCGCCGGTGCCGATGGCGAAGCTGCCGACACCGAGCGCCAGCAGCGGCAGCCGGCCGGCCGTGCCGGAATCGCGTGAAGGCAGGGAAGCGTCGGCGCCGCGGTCTGGAGCCGCGGCGGATTGTGCATGTGGGGCGGCCATGTACAGGATTGCAGGAAGTTCAACGAAATGCCGCCCGCTGACGGGCGAGGTAGTGTCCTCGCCTCTGATCGATCCAGCGTGCTCCTGTGCGGCGCGCAGGCATTATTGTGCGGCAAAAACGGGAATCCTGCCGGCGCCGCACCCGCGTCCCGGCACCCTGGCCAGGACCGCGACGCGCCCGCGCCCGGCGCGGCATCCTTGCGCCAGGGCTGGGCGTCCTCGCCCAGGCTGGCCAGGTTGAACCGGATCAGGTCCAGCACCGCCGCGGTCATCACGGAACCGGACATCACGGGAAGGCCGCCCACCAGGTTGCGCAGCCTGATCGCCCCCTTCAGCCGGAGAGCTGCCGTGCGCCGCGCGGCTGATCGAGCCATGCGACCATCAGCCAGGCATACAGCGTGACGCCGACAAACAGGCCCATGCGCACGGCAAAGGCGGTATAGACGTCCTTGCCGGCGGCGCTGTCCTGTACGGACTGGCTCAGCAGGATGATCAGCGTCACGAGGGTATTGACCCAGAAGCCGGGCGGGTACCGCGACGGAACGAGGCCATACAGCTTGCGCGCCGCCAGCAGGCCGAACAGCAGCATCCACAGGAAGAACATCCACAAATGCACGAACAGGCTGAGCGCGCCCCAGAACAGGATTGCCAGCACACCGCCAAGCAGGGTCGAGCCCAGCAGTTCCCGCCCCGCGCCGCGCGCCGAGGTGGTGCAGGTTTGGCGGCCCAGCGTGGCCGCCTTCATGATGATCGGCAGGTACGCCGCCGGATCGTTCAGGGCCAGCAGGAACGCCGGCATGACCACCAGCGCGGCGCGCAGCGCGATGCGGGCGGCCTGGTCTTCCGGCAGGGCCCGGGGTGGGGCGCGGCGACCGCGCCAGCGGGCTCCGGAAACAGCCAGTGGCCAAGCCCGAGCGCGACCAGGGCGACCAGCAGCCCCTTGACCAGCGCTTCGATCACCGTGACCGCCAGGCCGAAATCAAAAGTGCCCGCCGCCGAGATCATGGTCACGCC
This window harbors:
- a CDS encoding MFS transporter translates to MAAPHAQSAAAPDRGADASLPSRDSGTAGRLPLLALGVGSFAIGTGEFVIMGLLPDAATDLGISIPQAGHLISAYALGVVVGAPLLAVLGARWPRRNLLIALMAVFAAGNIASALAPSYLTMMVARLLTGFPHGTYFGVAALVAASLVPRARRAQAVGLVMLGLTTATLVGVPIAAAVGTWLGWRSAFVIVGALGALTALLAWRWVPFVPADRRASPLRELSALGRKQVWLTLGIGAIGFGGMFSVFSYIKPTMLELARMPAAGIPVVLALFGIGMVAGNLAGARLADKALMPTVGGVLVWTALVLGAFTFTAPHAWLAAFNVLLVGTAVALGPALQIRLMDVAGDAQTLAAALNHSAFNLANALGAWLGGLTIAAGLGWESTGWVGLLLALGGLVIYAWSMLSMERRVPAAA
- a CDS encoding extracellular solute-binding protein; the encoded protein is MPIQARWPLQAAWQCFRRDAVLRGWAAMKLALSLAAGVSLFSDPAWAAHGFALHGDLKYQPNFSHFEYANPNAPVGGTLTLANPDRRTSFDKFNPFTLKGTSAPGLNALMFESLLISSADESASAYGLLAEDVTVAPDELSVTFTIRPQARFSNGDPVLASDVKYSYDMLMSKASSPGYRSMCTDVKAVVVTGERTVRFDFKQRNRELPLIVGSLPVFSRKWTAKVPFEKLTFEAPVASGPYLIERFDAGRGIIFQRDPKYWGKDLAVRRGTFNFARVVYRLYKDETARLEAFKAGEFDAIVEYKAKNWSKSYQGTRFRNGELLKTEFPHRNGAGMQGYVMNLRKPVFQDVRVRQALILALDFEWLNRQLFYGAYKRLDSWFSNSELSASATFDGRPGPGELLLLEPLRAQLPPEVFGPDVVQPSTAPPRSLRDNLRLARRLLAQAGWTYTDGALRNAKGEPLVFEFLDDGGAMSRVITTYVRNLEKLGIQVHQRTTDFALYQKRLEDFDFDMVSIRFPDSQSPGNELRDRFSSEAAGTPGSDNLFGLKSPVVDKLVDNVLRADTRAELVTAGRALDRVLMHGYYIVPNWYSASHRVAYRKTLAYPERLPYFYTAEGWILSHWWRTDVQAQAR
- a CDS encoding microcin C ABC transporter permease YejB, encoding MLAYLLKRILLMIPTLVGVITLTFVVIQFVPGGPVEQMMMELKGRGGAGEASGGGAEYRGRRGVDPDKIKEIQALYGFDKPPLERYFLMLKRFAQFDLGESYFQHRSVWELVKSKLPVSVSLGLWTFFLTYLISVPLGISKAIRAGSRFDVVTSVIVLVGYAIPGFVLGVLLLVVFGGGTFVQWFPLRGLTSDNWEQLSLMGKVMDYLWHLVLPITASVVGSFAVVTMLTKNAFLEEIRKQYVLTARAKGLGERRVLWKHVFRNALIPLVTGFPAAFIGAFFTGSLLIETLFSLDGLGLLSYEAVLRRDYPVVLGTLYLFTLIGLVTRLISDVCYVLVDPRIHFEGLHR
- a CDS encoding ABC transporter ATP-binding protein, with product MTAVSPMTLPDVEPAPMPAPGSTLMCVDKLSVTFGHGEHATRAVREVSFDLRAGERYALVGESGSGKTVTALAMLRLVEDAYYDGAIRFEGKNLLEVSDREMRAIRGAEIAMIFQEPMTALNPLYTIGNQIVETLALHEGLDRRAARERAIALLERTGISDAAHRFDSFPHQLSGGQRQRAMIAMALACRPKLLLADEPTTALDVTIRAQILDLLRDLQAEFGMAVMLITHDLNLVRAFAQRVGVMEKGVLVETGETASVFAAPQHPYTRKLIDSRPRREVLPLVPLAPVLLEANKLGVSYARKRRGLAGWFGKDQFAAVKDVDFQLREGETLGIVGESGSGKTTLAHTVLALQRKSAGTIHFLGRSFDSATRDDRRKLRARMQVVFQDPFGSLAPRMTIEQIVGEGLALHQPGLSREATRQRVIEALREVGLDRTALGRYPHEFSGGQRQRIAIARVLILKPQILVLDEPTSALDVSIQQQVLALLSQLQHKYNLSYLFISHDLAVIRAMAHRVIVMKAGEVVETGDTEVVLDAPQHPYTRKLMAAAQLGAA
- the fabI gene encoding enoyl-ACP reductase FabI, with product MGFLAGKRILITGLLSNRSIAYGIASACKREGAELAFTYVGERFKDRISDFAKEFGSDLIFECDVGSDEQIAATFAALGQRWEKFDGLVHSIGFAPREAIAGDFLDGLSREGFRIAHDISAYSFPALAKAALPLLSDQASLLTLTYLGAERVVPNYNTMGLAKASLEASVRYLAASVGPRGIRANGISAGPIKTLAASGIKGFGKLLGHFEEAAPLRRNVTIEEVGNVAAFLLSDLASGVTGEITYVDGGFNVVGASVADAE
- a CDS encoding ABC transporter permease; protein product: MKSFSHAAPNGLPHSPSPRQRAWQRFRRNRRGYWSLVIFVFIFVLSLGAELLSSNRPLVVHYKGEWYFPIVKVYPETTFDGDFATPADYLDPYIRDRITTNGNFAVFPLNRYSYDSLNYFAKEPNPAPPSAENWLGTDDRGRDVLARLLYGFRVSVLFALALTVIGVLVGTLTGALMGFFGGRFDLFSQRAIEIWSSMPELYLLIIFASIFEPSLALLIILLSLFGWMGLSDYVRAEFYRNRSLDYVKAARALGLSNVQIMWRHILPNSLTPVITFLPFRMSAAILALTSLDFLGLGVPPTTPSLGELLAQGKANLDAWWISLSTFAVLVVTLLLLTFMGDALRDAFDTRLGLAALRGRVEPKVPAGAPTGAAPEATP